In a single window of the Arthrobacter globiformis genome:
- a CDS encoding helix-turn-helix domain-containing protein, whose translation MPRKTTEPPTEPTPEPPVPSDRELPRMLSLEQVQEVLNMKAPQVYSLVRSGELKAAQFGGRGIWRVRADDLLAYIDAAYAKTAERIASGQIPEGETAPET comes from the coding sequence ATGCCCCGAAAAACCACCGAACCGCCCACGGAACCGACCCCGGAACCACCGGTTCCGTCCGACCGGGAGCTGCCGCGGATGCTGTCCCTGGAACAGGTCCAAGAGGTCCTGAACATGAAGGCACCCCAGGTGTATTCGCTGGTGCGCAGCGGAGAACTTAAGGCCGCCCAATTCGGTGGACGCGGAATTTGGAGGGTTCGGGCCGACGACCTCTTGGCGTACATCGACGCCGCCTACGCCAAGACCGCCGAGCGGATCGCTTCCGGACAGATCCCGGAAGGCGAGACCGCCCCGGAAACCTGA